Below is a window of Vicinamibacterales bacterium DNA.
GAAGGGAATCTTCAAGTAGCTAGCGCTGAATTCTCGCCGACCCGCCGCTGGCGAAGGCGCGGACCTGATCGAGCGTCGCCATGGTCGTGTCCCCGGGGAACGTGGTGAGCAGCGCGCCGTGCGCCCATCCCAGACGCACCGCCTGCTCCGCGGGTTCGCCGCTCATCAATCCGTAGAAGAAGCCGGAGGCGAAGCCGTCCCCGCCGCCGACG
It encodes the following:
- a CDS encoding PfkB family carbohydrate kinase, with product VGGGDGFASGFFYGLMSGEPAEQAVRLGWAHGALLTTFPGDTTMATLDQVRAFASGGSARIQR